The Sphingopyxis sp. YR583 DNA segment CGTTCAACGCCGCGACCTTGAGATCGCCCGATCCGGTGACCACCGCCTCGACCGCATCGCCATCGACCGTGTCGGCGTCGATCTCACCCGATCCGGTCAGGCGCACAGCGCGCAGCGCGGGCATCGTGATCGCGATCTCGACATCGTCGTCGCTGCTGCCGAAACTGAACCCCGAATTTTTCCGCCCGATCGACAACATATCGCCGTCGAGCTTGATTTCGAGTTCGTCGATCACGCCCTTCGGCCCCTTCGCGGTGATCGAGAAAGCCTCGCCGCGGCGGATGGTGACGTCGTCGGGGCCGGCAACCTTCACACCGGTAAAGCCCTTGAGATCATATGCCTGCGTCGTCACCGGACCGGCCTCGACCGTGCGCTTGCCATTCTTGCTGTCGCTCGTCACCTCGGCGCTGCACGCCGCGACGGACATTGCAAGGGCCAGCGGCAGTACAGCCATCGTCCAGTTACGCATAGATATTCTCCTTCGTGTATTGCTTGCATAACACACAAAAGTTGCACCTGTCCAGCCCGAGCGCCATCTTGTCGCCACCTTCGTGGGTCAGGGGC contains these protein-coding regions:
- a CDS encoding head GIN domain-containing protein, with the protein product MRNWTMAVLPLALAMSVAACSAEVTSDSKNGKRTVEAGPVTTQAYDLKGFTGVKVAGPDDVTIRRGEAFSITAKGPKGVIDELEIKLDGDMLSIGRKNSGFSFGSSDDDVEIAITMPALRAVRLTGSGEIDADTVDGDAVEAVVTGSGDLKVAALNGKSAKLTVSGSGDIEVGGGTIGSGDFDVTGSGSIDAGGLSATTLDVSITGSGDVDAKASSSADIAILGSGDATIGGGAKCSTRTMGSGTATCK